In a genomic window of Alkalibaculum bacchi:
- the cbiQ gene encoding cobalt ECF transporter T component CbiQ, producing the protein MLQVDKIAYTNKLTKINPKIKFVAAMILLFTAIVFENIPMYIGMFLLIGFVLVQFAGIKLNRYLKFFMIPSSFLLLSLVTILISVSKSAHVFLYNIPVGGFYIGITQSSLNQCFILFFRALACLSSTYFLALTVPINQLLKILKSMKVPIVVLEMVMLIYRFIMMFLEEYKDMQTAIYLKFGYGNLRTSYRSISLLIVSLFTRMMNRYEELSISLEVKLYDGDFHV; encoded by the coding sequence ATGTTACAAGTCGATAAAATCGCTTATACAAACAAGTTGACTAAAATAAATCCAAAAATCAAATTTGTTGCAGCAATGATTTTGCTATTTACAGCAATTGTTTTTGAGAACATACCTATGTACATTGGTATGTTTCTCCTTATTGGATTTGTACTGGTTCAATTTGCAGGCATAAAACTTAATCGTTATCTTAAGTTTTTTATGATACCTTCATCCTTTTTGTTATTGAGCCTAGTAACTATTTTGATTTCTGTATCAAAGAGTGCACATGTTTTTCTTTATAATATTCCTGTAGGAGGATTTTACATTGGCATAACGCAGTCTTCTTTAAATCAATGTTTTATCTTGTTTTTTAGAGCCTTAGCCTGTCTTTCTTCCACTTATTTTCTTGCCTTAACCGTGCCCATTAACCAGCTATTAAAAATATTAAAGAGCATGAAAGTGCCAATTGTAGTATTAGAGATGGTTATGCTCATTTATAGGTTTATAATGATGTTCTTAGAAGAATACAAAGATATGCAGACGGCTATATATTTGAAATTTGGATATGGAAATCTAAGGACATCCTATAGATCTATATCTTTGCTCATTGTAAGTCTCTTCACTAGAATGATGAATAGATATGAAGAATTGAGCATTTCACTAGAAGTAAAATTATATGATGGAGATTTTCATGTATAG
- a CDS encoding energy-coupling factor ABC transporter substrate-binding protein yields MKISTKIILVFALLVLIIVPLVITNDAEFGGADGEAEEMITVINPDYEPWFSSFMEPASGEIESLLFASQAALGAGIIAYYIGYNKGKKERKIHVTSR; encoded by the coding sequence ATGAAAATTTCAACTAAAATCATACTAGTATTTGCATTACTAGTTTTAATCATTGTACCTTTAGTCATTACAAATGATGCTGAGTTTGGTGGAGCTGACGGTGAGGCAGAAGAAATGATTACTGTTATTAACCCTGATTATGAACCTTGGTTTAGTAGCTTTATGGAGCCAGCCAGTGGGGAAATTGAATCTCTGCTCTTTGCTTCACAAGCCGCATTAGGTGCAGGGATCATCGCATATTACATAGGATATAATAAAGGAAAAAAGGAAAGAAAAATCCATGTTACAAGTCGATAA
- a CDS encoding energy-coupling factor ABC transporter permease, with the protein MKILKIKKINTAIFMYALISLVMFSVKDVQAMHIMEGFLPKGWALFWTVVAIPFFVLGVRRLNFIFKNQPNKKLLVALAGAFVFLLSALKIPSVTGSCSHPTGVGLGAILFGPTIMTVLGVIVLLFQALLLAHGGISTLGANAFSMAVVGPFVAYGIFKLLRKNNVNAGVSVFAAAALGDLATYVVTSLQLGVAFPDPVGGIAVSIFKFLSIFALTQIPIAAAEGIITALVYDKVVEYEGKDVINENFN; encoded by the coding sequence ATGAAAATACTTAAAATCAAAAAAATCAACACTGCAATTTTTATGTACGCTCTTATTTCTTTAGTAATGTTTAGCGTAAAAGACGTACAGGCGATGCATATTATGGAAGGCTTTCTTCCAAAAGGATGGGCACTGTTTTGGACAGTTGTGGCTATACCATTTTTCGTCCTTGGAGTGCGCAGATTAAATTTTATATTTAAAAATCAACCAAATAAGAAACTTTTAGTCGCATTGGCAGGCGCATTTGTATTTTTATTATCCGCTTTAAAAATTCCTTCTGTAACAGGCAGCTGTTCACATCCTACTGGTGTAGGCTTGGGAGCTATATTATTTGGACCAACTATTATGACTGTACTAGGAGTAATCGTTTTACTATTCCAAGCTCTATTACTAGCCCATGGCGGTATTAGTACATTAGGTGCAAATGCTTTCTCTATGGCAGTAGTTGGTCCTTTTGTAGCTTATGGAATCTTTAAATTACTTCGAAAGAACAATGTGAATGCAGGCGTTTCTGTTTTTGCAGCAGCAGCATTGGGAGATTTAGCTACTTATGTAGTTACCTCTTTGCAATTAGGTGTGGCCTTCCCTGATCCAGTAGGAGGTATAGCAGTATCTATTTTTAAATTCTTAAGCATCTTTGCTCTTACTCAAATCCCCATTGCAGCAGCAGAGGGAATCATCACTGCTTTAGTATACGACAAAGTCGTAGAGTATGAAGGAAAGGATGTAATAAATGAAAATTTCAACTAA